A portion of the Panthera tigris isolate Pti1 chromosome E1, P.tigris_Pti1_mat1.1, whole genome shotgun sequence genome contains these proteins:
- the LOC122233715 gene encoding polyunsaturated fatty acid lipoxygenase ALOX15-like, translated as MWSLPREAGSPWLGIRPFAQTTVALSVRQQAGSDEPPSLAQGRPDGCPRRRVSAGSSLCAGLQQPSAAVAGGPAQGGGAQDRRGNRTRRGQEVELQADVQGPGASGDEFRFPCCRWVEGAGILRLPEGTGRAVLDDPQGLFRQRREHELEERRKLYGSLWQGASVDF; from the exons ATGTGGTCCCTGCCGAGGGAAGCTGGCTCACCGTGGCTGGGGATCCGGCCGTTCGCGCAAACTACTGTGGCATTAAGTGTGCG GCAACAGGCGGGTAGCGATGAGCCCCCGAGCTTGGCACAAGGAAGGCCT GATGGGTGTCCGCGCCGCCGCGTGTCCGCCGGCTCCTCGCTGTGCGCGGGGCTCCAGCAACCAAGTGCAGCTGTGGCTGGTGGGCCAGCACAGGGAGGCGGCGCTCAAGACCGGCGCGGGAACAGGACCCGGCGGGGACAG GAAGTGGAGCTTCAGGCGGACGTGCAGGGCCCCGGCGCCAGCGGGGACGAGTTCAGGTTCCCGTGCTGCCGCTGGGTGGAGGGCGCTGGCATCCTGAGACTGCCCGAGGGCACCG GCCGCGCGGTGCTGGACGACCCTCAGGGCCTGTTCAGGCAGCGCCGGGAACACGAGCTGGAGGAACGGAGGAAGCTGTACGG GTCGCTATGGCAGGGAGCCAGTGTTGATTTCTGA